In the Arachis ipaensis cultivar K30076 chromosome B04, Araip1.1, whole genome shotgun sequence genome, ATCCTTCAAAATCTCCACACTTGACAAAGTTGAAAATCCCCAATCCTCATGCCACAGTTATATATGAGACTAATTAATGTTATATTCCTTattagcaacagacagaaaagTTGACCTGTTCTTCCTAAGTTCAGTATAGTAGGTTGTTCATATAAATAATGAAACAGTCAAAGAATAGCCACATGATCCAAGCATAAGAATATTCTCTAGGCTAACAAGTACATATGATTAATAAAGAAAACGTAAATGAGTTCTTAAATAAAACCTTACCGAAACCAGCAAAAAATGGCCAGTAAGATTGAAAATAGTCCAGCCTTTTATCAAGAGGCACTTCATTGAAATTCCATTTATACCTAACCAaagttaaaatttcaaagaaagaAATACAGAAGTTAAACAATACCCAATTGTTAAGAACACTAAGGCTTTTACCCTAATAATGAAAGGAGAACACTAGATACATACTCGAAGCAGTAATATGCATACATCCAGGCGAGGAGCAAGAAATTGAGTACCTTCCCTATGTATGGTATAAATCCGGTTGCATAGACCTGCATATAAAATCAGAACTTGCTTGTAAGTTGAGTAGTAACGGTAAAATGAAGCAGAACTGAGTTTATTACATATCAAGGTAGATCTCTATATAGTATTTGACCAACAATGAATAAAGAAATTACAATGAATTTATTACCTCAAGAAAGAAAACACTCAGAAGGAGTATTGAGTACACCTGCTCTCCTATTCCAATCATGACCCTGAGTGAAGTAAACAACGTAGCTGAATCTTTTTACCATGGATTAATCCAGTAATAATTAACACCAACTAGAAAAGGACAAAGAAACTAAGAATTTGAACCTTACCCTCCCAAGCCAGCTGGTTTTTTTACATGACTAGCATTTTGTGAAGTTGGAGAATTGCTTTGGCTCGAGTCTTTCTCTCCTGGGAACTTGGATCGTCCCATTGCAGCATACCCAAACTTGGCAATGTCATTATACCTGACAACATTATTTGAAAGTCTAATTTTTAAGACAAACTCAAACATGACTTGAAGCACCTTCCTATGGAACCAAGCAAAGACTAGGGCATTATCAATGTACTTAATTTACAGCAGTGTGAATGCTCATCAACAATGAAGATTCTAACATCAGAAGATGATTAGAAAGAGAATGTTACCAGATTGTGCTTAGAACTATGCTAAAGACATATAGCGGGTAAAACCAAAGCAGCTGCAGGGAAGAATCAGAAAATATGAGATACGGAGCAAGCATATAACAGTGGAAGGAAGAGTAATTGAATTGATACTCACGTAAAAGCACTGAACGAGAAGAACACGCAAGATTGAATAGAATATGAGAGTGCCACGTAAGGGACAGAGTTGATGAGAAAGAAGGAGCGAGCATTGATCAGGGAGAATCCACCACAAGGCAGGGATGACAACAGAGTTCAGAACGAATATACTGCACAAATTGAAAGGAAGTCAGACAAGGGAGGAATTGAAATGAAAGGGGAGAGGGCGGAACCAACCTTCCTAAGAAGATGAAGCCGTTGAAGAGGAAGCACTGGCCGGTACGGCGGAGGAGGGGGCGGGAGCGGAGACAGAGGAGGAGGACGCGGTGGAGGCAGCAGGCCTCTCCGAAACCCTGAAGCCAGAGAGAAAGAACAGCTGCAGCCTTGGCTTTCGCCGCTCCGTCGCCGTCCATTGCGAACAACACGACACAGCGTTTTAGTTTGACTTCATCGCTCAACGCTCACGATTCTCTTTCACTCTCTTATGCCTAATCCCCCTACGCTTTTCTACAAGGTTACGCTATCTATGCATCTTTActcttcatttttatttttaatttaattttacagGGGTATAAAATTACTTAATGTCTAGACATTAGACAACAAAAAGAACTTCTCTTTTTCATGTGATATAGGATTTGTTTAGGTGANNNNNNNNNNNNNNNNNNNNNNNNNCtcaaaaaaaatgtttttttttatttttctaatatttttatttttactattagaaatttgccaaacacgctaaaaaattaaaaaaaattcattaaaaaaatatctttttttttatcaaaataatagcgCCCAAACAAGCACATAGTCTTCTCGTGCTCATTTAAAGATCGCGAATTCGAATCTCACTCCTAACTTTGTAAAAAAACTGCTCTTTTGCTATGACGaggtaaataattatttaaaatattttatattatcagTTCATTAAAACTAAATTCTTAATCTTTACTAAATTACAACCATTTCATGTTATGGTAATGCTAAAGAAATGACNaaaaaatacaaaataaaaacacTTGACACAATAAAATGACTTTGAATTATGTTGgactgattttttttattttaaaatatttttgttcatTTTAAATTTATAACAACTAACAAATTAAATATCTCTAGCTACGATTTTAAACTTTACTGCACTTTAGATACAGGCTTCACTAATTTTCACTTGTTTATGTTACTACACAATTTTTTATGTTGCTACACAATTTTTTAAGTTGCTTTCTGACCAAACATATTTATTAATAGTAAATTAGTGATTGTGGAGTTCTAACAGAGGTTAGTACAGACTCGACCCTTGAAAATTATATTACTAATATATATGCAGGCGACGGTCATGAAAGACCTTAAAAATTGCAAATAAATCCTTGTAAATCTTGCGTAATATAGTCCCCTGATAAAAGCAGCTTCCATTAAATTACAGCGTTAGTCGAACCAACTCCAGAAAAGATTACAAGTTATGAAGTTCCCTCGTCACCGAGGCATGTATACACAAACCATTTGTCCTGTTATGTGATTGGCTGATTGCCACATTTTGCACTGACAAGTGGAGAGACCGATTTTGTTCAGCTCAGTTCAAACAGCAGATAGTGATAATAACATTGCTAGGCTATCCAGTTCAAAATTTGATGGAGAATACTCTGATTTAACTGAGAGATACACTATATATAATCAGTGTGCAGAAAATTACATTGGCCGTTTGTCTTCCGTGTGTAGAGGGAAGAGGTAGGGAGGGAAGAGTATACAATGCAAGTGCAAGATCCGATACCATAATCACCAGGACCCCGAAAACAATGACATGAAAAACTTATCCTTCCACTCCAACTGTATCACAAAAAAATAATACGATGGGGAAGGAAATAATCAGTAAAATACACAATGACCTTGGCAAAGTCCCTCCCCCAGCGACTCAAGCTTGTCAGATGTGCAAGATGCGACGCTACACAAAGAATGTATCACGGTGATCTCATGGATTCTTGCCGTCTCAGAGGGATGCCCTCGCCCCCATCCTCTTCTGAGTGCTTAGGAAGTCTAATAGATAAAGATGATTGTAAACCTGCAGACCATGATACTAATCACATTAATAAATCATGTTTGAACACTTTCAAGACCTTACACCAGAGAGTTCTTGTGAGCACCAGAAAGCATACCATCAGACAAATCCTTAGTTTTGTGAAGGAGAAAAGTTCCTGAAAGTATTGTCACAAACCCACATATTTCCGTGACAACTTGTGTTGGACTTTGCCCATCCCAGTCCTGATATCAAATTCAGTTCTCAATCATCAATCGATGGACAGACACTTAATGTGAAACAATAAAATTAATGGCTCTCGCACAGTAATCTTCTCTCTCACACACGATACGCAAGCAGTTCATTAAGATGGTCTATGTAGGGACCCACTAAAATTGACATAGACACAGTTCAAGGAACAAAAACAACCAGCAAGTCCGTCAGGGTCACCCAAGAGAACTAGTAAGagtataattaaaattagatTTCATCCATATTGCTCTTTCTTTTAAGGAATTCAGAAACAATTTTGTTCTTCCATTTAAAATCTTGAGAACTAGGGGGGAAAAGTTCTCCactattttcatttttgttttcccTAGATCTTTTAAAATGCAGTGAAAGAATGAGCATCCTTCTTGGGGAAAACAAGACAAACCTAGCACAGATCTACCAGAATGCATCCAATTTTCAAGGAGTAATTAATGAAGCAAATATGAAGCAGCAAGTAGAAAACAAAAACACAAACTTCTCTTCCTGAATGGCTAGTGCAGCTGTGCCGTTAAACTCAGTACTATATGGTTCATTAAGAAAATACTCAAGCCTAAATACAGTTGATGGAGGCGCTTTCGAAAAGACAAATGATAGAATATGCAGTCACTTCTGATTATTTCAAGTTAACCTACAGAACTGTAAAAGTATAGCAATGACGTCACATCAGTATTAGTTAGGCAAGAATAGTTACCTTAAACATGATGACGCTAGCCACAATGGTTAATGTTGTGAACATAACATAGTATATGGGAGATACCACTGCTGTATTAAATGTGTCCAGTGCCTGATTGCAGAAAAACAATTATTATAATGTCAATCATGAAGTAGAAAGCACTAGCAATCAAAGCACAAATGGATAAAAGGTGAAAAGAAGTAAGTTCCCCAAGTTAATAAATCAGTTCTTTATATTAATTGTTAAATCAGGGTGCAAAATTCTCGATCTATAACTTCGCTTAAAGAGCGAGAGATCACATGCAGCGTAATATCCTTGAAGGTTTTCCCAAAGGAAAAGATTTTGGTTCAAGAAAGATATCACATACATGCCACAGAAGATAAATAACACTTGTACAATTTTATATTCTTGTCAACACAAGCCTTTATGAATAACACTACATTAAACATGACACCTCGCAACAGGTTTTACAGAATCTTCTGATGGAAAATCCTATTAAACCAGTTTCAATTACATGATGCTTGTTAAGAAAAAGAAGTGTATCAGTGCTTGTTTGATATTGACATAAAGTAGATGATAGtacatcaaaattcaaacaaaTGTAACCTTTAAGGGAATAACAATAAAAATTACTATACCTTATTCAAATAATTCATTTGGGTAAGAACACAAACAGCTACAACTAGAGTGAATGCCCAAGTCTGAGGGTAAATTAGTTGATTCATCCCCGACAGAGTTAACTTTATAGCAATTCCAAGAGCCTTAACACTCATAACCTGTCAAAGGAAAACTTGCAactaaaatacagaaaaatattatACAACAAAGAGAGCAAAGACAACTCATCAACAACGAAAAGATTGCATACCGATAAAGAGCCCACAAGGGAACAGACACCAATATAAACCATTATGTGTGTCTGGCCATATTGAGGAATgaagtggaagataagaataaaGGCAGCAGTTATGACCAACGCTGCATAGAAGAGAAATGCTGCAGAAGAAATGTTGTATCTTCCAGTTAGTAATCTTATAGTATAGTTTGAGTAAAGGAAATTACATTTCAGGCAGGGGAGCTTAACTACCTGGATCCATAGCAAGATTCCATACATCTCTTACTGACTCAATTTCCCGTTCTTGAGGAGCATGTAGAACAATGGTTGTAGACCCCACAACACACAATACGCAGCCAAGAATTCCAAATATATGCAGCCTCTCCCTTAAAATAATATGAGCAAGAGCAGCACTGCAAGACAGCAGCTCAACTCAGAATTTACCAACAGAAAGTTGAGGATCAATCTGAAGCAAAACCTTTATCATACCTTATAATAATGCTGAGAGCACCAAGTGGGGTGACCAATATAGCTGGGGCAAATGCATATGCTGCGAAATTGGCAATCTCACCAACCACCACTGTTCCAATAAGATGTGTTAGAAGAAAAAATTGATCAGCATATTAATATCATAACCACAAGGAACCCAGATCAATATGAAGTTAAGTATAGTATTAGGAAGGCTTTTGGTCTGTATAGAAATATTCCCCTGGACAATGTGATGACAAATTGGTCAAATCTAAGGATAGCTTATGTTGATGGGGAAATATTTCCTTGTATAACATGCAGAGAAAAATGATTGAATTTAGATGAAATGTACAAGCCTAAGCAATGTGCTTTTCAAAAAAGATAAAATGTCAGATAAATATACCAAAAAGTAGTAACTTTCTTCTTAAAGTTTGTAATTCATGCAggagaggaggagtaaaaactgGAAAGCATACTAGAAGAAACTACATCATAAATTGCCCACTTAAAGTCTTAAAAAAAGCTAGAAACTGGCCAAAGCAAATGCTGCAGCAGGTATCAACTCCCAGGAAAAGAATAATTCAATTGTACAAGTCAACAATGTCACTCAATCAATAATTATTTGCATCATAACTGTTGATGAGAAAAAGTCCAGCATTCAATTAAATAATCATTCAGGACAAAACAGATGATGTATAACTCACTTGTTATCATCCCCACCCACCAAAGTGGCTCGTACAAGTAAGAATAACCTCCATTTCCTGTCAAAGAGATTTATTAGGGAAGTCAGTTAGTATTGCCGATGATCCATTGTCCAAACTGATGAGTAGCAACAACATGAACGTATCTATATTTGAAACTAATGGCAGGATCAGGTCACATCAAA is a window encoding:
- the LOC107638488 gene encoding protein EI24 homolog; translation: MDGDGAAKAKAAAVLSLWLQGFGEACCLHRVLLLCLRSRPLLRRTGQCFLFNGFIFLGSIFVLNSVVIPALWWILPDQCSLLLSHQLCPLRGTLIFYSILRVLLVQCFYLLWFYPLYVFSIVLSTIWYNDIAKFGYAAMGRSKFPGEKDSSQSNSPTSQNASHVKKPAGLGGVMIGIGEQVYSILLLSVFFLEVYATGFIPYIGKVLNFLLLAWMYAYYCFEYKWNFNEVPLDKRLDYFQSYWPFFAGFGSPCVLAIFFFSPLVSYGIMAILYPLFVLTATASRAEQAISFEKHKWRPAGVEKLPIFYIADNVSMWMLSLLPLEKRDQMQDRKAQ
- the LOC107638489 gene encoding probable magnesium transporter NIPA4; this encodes MAASSGSSWREGMSADNVKGLCLALSSSFFIGASFIVKKKGLKKAGASGIRAGNGGYSYLYEPLWWVGMITMVVGEIANFAAYAFAPAILVTPLGALSIIISAALAHIILRERLHIFGILGCVLCVVGSTTIVLHAPQEREIESVRDVWNLAMDPAFLFYAALVITAAFILIFHFIPQYGQTHIMVYIGVCSLVGSLSVMSVKALGIAIKLTLSGMNQLIYPQTWAFTLVVAVCVLTQMNYLNKALDTFNTAVVSPIYYVMFTTLTIVASVIMFKDWDGQSPTQVVTEICGFVTILSGTFLLHKTKDLSDGLQSSLSIRLPKHSEEDGGEGIPLRRQESMRSP